Genomic window (Akkermansiaceae bacterium):
TCATCGATCTCCTTGATCGATTTTCCGGAGAGATTCAGGTGGCTGCCTAGCCAGTTGAGGGAGGTTTTCATGACAGGAAGAGGGAAATTTTATAAACCACGAATGGACGCCAATGGACGCGAATGAAGGATTCTTATTGGCGTTGATTCGCGTTCATTCGCGGTTCTTTTTATCAGGCGAATTGTTTGAGGAAGCGGACGTCGTTTTCGATGAGGAGGCGGATGTCCTTGATGCCCCAACGGATCATGGCGAGGCGGTCGAGGCCCATGCCGAAGGCGAAGCCGGTGACCTTTTCCGGATCGAAGGCGGTGTCCTTGCGGGAGGCGTTGAGGGCGGCGAAGACGGCGGGGTCCACCATGCCGCAGCCGGCGACCTCGATCCAGCGCGGAGCCTGGCCCTTGACCTGGAGCTTCACGTCGATCTCGAAGCTCGGCTCCGTGAACGGGAAGAAGTGCGGGCGGAAGCGGACCTCCGTGGAGGTGCCGAACAGCTCGCGCAGAAAATACTCCAGGGTGCCCTTCAGGTCCGGCAGGGAGACATCCTCCGCGACGTAGAGTCCTTCGAGCTGGTTGAAAACGGAAAGGTGGGTGGCATCGATCTCATCCCGGCGGTAGGCGGAGCCGGGGGCGATGATACGCACGGGCGGGGTCTGAGTCTCCATGGTGCGCACCTGCACGCTGGAGGTGTGGGTGCGGAGGAGTTTTCCGGAGTCGAAATAGAACGTGTCCTTCTCGTTGCGCGCCGGGTGGTCGGCGGGAGTGTTCAGCGCATCGAAGCAATGGAACTCATCCTCGATCTCCGGGCCGTCGGCGAGGGCGAAGCCCATCCTGCGGAGGATGCCGATGGCCTCGTCACGGATCTGGGTGAGCGGGTGGAGCGCACCGGTGAGGACCGGGCGGGCAGGCAGGGTCACATCGACTCCGTCGAGCGCCTTGCGGTCAGCGACTTCCTGGAGGGCCGCCTGCTTCTCTTCCAGTGCGGTGGTGATGGCGGCGCGGGCGGCGTTGAGCGACTGGCCGAAGGCGGCCTTTTCCTCCTTCGGCACATCCTTGATGCCAGCCTGGGCCAGGGTGAGCGTGCCTTTCTTGCCCAGCACCCCCACGCGGGCGTCTTCGAGCGCACGCTCGTCTGCTGCGTTGGCGATGCGTTCCAGGGCATCGGTCTGGATGGAGGCGATGGACTCGTTCATGGGAGGCGGACGGCTTAGCCGGTTATTCCGGGGCGGTCAAAGGCTTTGAAATGGGGAAGGCAGGGACGTCTCTCCGAGACGTCCGGTGGGTGGCGGCGGATTCCGGGCGGAAAGCCCCTCCTTCCCCCCCATGCAGGGGTTGCTTGCGGCTCTCCCCCGCCGGACGCCATGGAATGGCATCCCTGCCTCACAACGTCTCCGCCACCGAGGGAACCGCGTCCAGAAATGACGGAAATTCCGGCTGCCAGCCGGTGTCCCGCAGCTTCGCCGCTGAGACTTTCTTGTGGGTCCAGCCGCGCTTGCGGTCCGGGTCACGAGGGCCGGACGACGGAACCGGTTTCCCGAAAATCTCCGCCAGCCGCCGGTAACATTCGCCCTGCGGCATCGGGGTGGAATCGCTGACGTTGAAGACTCCGCGAAGATTTTCCGACGCCAGGTGGAAAACCGCCCGCGCCGCATCGTCCCGGTGGATCTGGTTGAGGAAACGCCTGCCGTCCTCCTCGATGACCGCGTCCCCGGAGAGGAATTTCTTCAGAATGACGCTGCGCCCGGGGCCGTAGATCCCGGAGAGCCGGGCGACCGTGCCCCCGGCATCCAGCACCACCTTTTCCGCGGCGAGCAGGAGACGCCCGGTTTCCCGCTCCGGGATGGCAGGGCTTTCCTCATCCACCTCGGAACCGTCCGTCTGGGCATAGACGGAGGAACTGGAAGTGAAAAGCAGCGGCACCCCGGGAAATACGTCCGCCAGATTCCGGCAGCCATCGACATACACCCGCTGGTAGGCGTCCGGGCCACCACGGCCGGAGGCGGCGCAGTGGACGATGAAATCCGGAGCGGCATCCGCCAGCCCACGCACGGAGAAAAGGTCGCTGACATCCGCCGCACGCGAACCGTCGCCGCCGGAGAGGGAGACAGGGGTGACCTCCCAGCCATGGTCGCGGAAGACCTCTGAGATCCTGGCACCGAGGTAACCTGCGCCGATGAGCAGAACGTGTGGCATGATGTTTTCCTATTCCGGAAGAACGGGGCGGGACGCCCCGGCAACGGACTGGGGCAAGATGCCCCAGTCACTTTCCAAGATCACTTCGCGGCGGCGGCCTGGAATTTCCCGCGCAAGCCGGAGTTGTCGCCGTTGCCGATGTTCGTGTGCTGGATGATGAGCACGGAGTAGCGGCCCTTCACCGGATCGATCCATGCCTGGGTGCCGTAAGCCCCGCCGTGGCCGTAGGAACCGGGGGAAAGGGATGCGGTCGCGCCGCCCGGATTCACCACCCGGATCCAGCCGATGCCGTAGGCGTTCCCCTCGACGAAGCCGACCTTCTCCAAGCCGTCCGTGCGGGACTTCGTCATCTCCTGAATAGACTCCGGCTTGAGGAAACGATGGCCGTTCGCCTCGCCTCCATTGAGGACCATGGCGAGGAACTTGGAGAAATCCTCCGCGGTGGAGAAAAGGCCGCCGTTCGCACGGGGGTAGCGGCTCTTGTCACCGTAGTCCTTGCCCGCCAGCACGCGCGGCACCTCCACCTCCAGGCCCGCGTCCGTCTTCTTGTAAGCCAGGGCCAGACGCGCCACCTGATCCGCGTTGGGATAGAAGGAGGTGTCCTTCATCCCCAGCGGGCCGAACAGGCGCTTCTCCAAGAAGTCGGCGAAGTTCTGCTGGGACACCACCTCCACGATCCTGCCTCCGACATTGATCCCGGTCTGGCAGTAGGCCCACTTCGTCCCGGGAGCGAATTTCACCGGCCGGGTGGCGGTGAGTTTCATCACCTGGTCGAGGTTGGTCAGGTCCGCTTCCTCCTCCTTGGTGAGGTCCTGCAGCCCGGCGGTGTGGGACATGCACTGGGCGATGGTCACGGTCACCTCTTTCCCCTCCGCATCCTTCAGATCCTTGAACTCCGGCAGATACTTCGCCACCGGGTCATCCAGCGAGATCCGCCCCTCCTCCACCATCATCATGACCGCCACGCCGGTGACGGGCTTCGACATGGAGGCGATCCACGCGACGGAGTCCGTCTTCATCGGCCGCTTGGTGGCGATGTCCGCCAGACCGGTGGCCCCTGAGGAAAGCACCTTCTCCTTCGAGCCGACGATGGTCACCGCACCGGCCACGTCCTTCGCCTCCACCACCCCCTCGCGGAACGCGGAAAGGGCGGCGTCGAGCGAACCAGGGGTTTCCTTCGCCAATCCCGTGCCCATACAGGCGGCGGCCAACATCATGTGGAATGTCCTCTTCATCGGTTTCCCATGGAGTTACGCAAGAACGGGGCGGATGGCAAAGTTTATAACCTTGCCATCACCTCCGCCTGCTCCCCTAGTTTCGCAAACTCATGAACCGCCGTCATTTCATCGGAACCGCCCTCGCCGCCGCCATCACCTCATCCGTCAGGGCCGCTGACGGGAAACAGCCGCATATCCTCCTGCGAAACGGCTGGCAGAGCATCAACATCGGAGACATCGCCCACCAGATGGGCATGCTGGAGCTGCTGGAAAAGCACCTGCCGGATGTGAAGATCAGCTTCTGGGCGAGCAACCTGGAGCATGGAGCGAAGGAACTGGTGCTCCAAAGGTTCCCGAAAACCATCATCCTCGAAGGGGCGGACGCCATCTCCGCCGCGATCAAGGAGTGCGACTTCATGCTGCACGGCTCCGGCTCCGGCTTCGTGGCGCAGAAGGACGTGGGCCGCTGGCAGGCGGAGACGGACAAGCCCTACGGCGTGTTCGGCATCTCGTTCTTCAAGAACAACCCGGAAGGCATCAAAATCCTGAATGGCGCGAAGTTCGTCTATTTCCGCGACAGCGTCTCCATGCAGACGGCGAAGGACCAGGGTCTGACCACCCCCATCGCGGAGTTCGGCCCGGACTGCGCCTTCGGCGTGGTCACGCTGCGCAATGACGCCGCGGCGGATGCCTACCTTTCCGCGAATGGTCTGGAACACGGAAAGTTCCTCTGCTGCATCCCGCGCTATCGCTGGACGCCCTTCTGGACGGTGAAGCCGGGCCGCGCGTTCGACCCGAAGAAGGACGCCCGCAACCAGGAAATGAAGGACCACGACCATTCCCAACTCCGGGAGGGCATCATCCAGATCGTCACGCAGACGGACATGAAGGTCCTGATCTGCTGCGAGGACATGACGCAGATCCCGCTGGGCAAGGAAATGATCTACGACAAGCTGCCGGAAGAGGTGAAAAAGAAATGCGTCTGGCGCGACAAATACTGGCTCACCGATGAGGCGCTGAGCGTCTATAACCGCTCCGCCGGACTCTTCGGAAATGAAATGCACAGCCCCATCATGTGCATCAGCAGCGGCATCCCGGCGATCGTCTGCCGTTTCGATGAACAGACCACCAAGGGCTTCATGTGGCGGGACATCGGCCTGGATGAGTGGCTGTTCGACCTCGACGATCCGGAAAAATACAAGCTCATCGCCTCGACGATCCTTTCGCTGGCGAAGGATCCAGCCGCAGCGAGAGCGAAGGCCGCGAAGGCACGGGATTTCGTTTTTGCGAAGCAGGCGGAGGAAATCGCCACGCTGAAGAAGTCACTGCCCTCCGGCTGACACACCCATGAGCAACCCGGCACGCCTCACCGCATCCGCCCCCGTCCTTCTGGTGAAGGATGTGGTGGCGGCTGCCGATTTCTACCGGGACACGATGGGCTTCCACTACGAGCGCTTCTGGGGTGAGCCGCCGACTTTCGTGATCCTCCACCGCGACGGAATGTACGTGATGCTGCGGCAGGCGGAAGATCCCAAACACGTCGTCCCCCACTGGACGGTGGCGGACAAACTATGGAACATCTATTTCTGGGTGTCCGATGTGGATGCCCTCCACGCCGAGTTCGTCTCACGCGGTGCGGTGATCGACTACGGACTCTGTGACCAACCCTATGGATGCCGGGAATTCGGCACCCAGGATCTGGACGGGCACGACATCGGCTTCGGCCAGACGATGGATTAAGACAAACGGGGCGTCCGCTCCGCGTGCTCCATAACCCCTACCCGCCGGAATGCCATTTGCCATCGAGCTGAGATTCGACCCGGAATCGGAAAGACGCATCCTGGAGATCTGGCAGGAAGCGGCGCGTCTGTATGGAACCACCTATCTCACCGACCACGGCGTCATCCCACATCTCACACTGGTGACCGGGGATGCGGGCCTGCGTGATGCCTTCGGGCAACTGGAGTCTCCCGCCGGGGTGATTTCCCTCCATGGCACCGGATTTTTCGCAGGGGGCAACGTGACATTTCTGAAGCCCGAAATTTCAGAGGAGATCCACCGGTTCCATGCCGCGGTATGCCGTATCGCATCCGATCTGGGCGTCCCGGTGGACTTCCATTACCTTCCGGAAAACTGGGTTCCGCACTGTACGATCGCTATTGACTGCACCCGCAATCTGGAAATCCCCATTTCAAGCCACCTGTTGGAAGCCTCCATCCACAGCCTCATTCTGGTGGAGTACCCGCCCACCCGCTTGATCGCTGAGAAAACGACGCAATCGACGTAGAGGAAACCATCTCCGGCGCTGACATGCTCAATGGCCACACGATCCTGGACGGGCTGATTTTCCGGGACCGTCCGCTCACTGGCGAAGGATCCCGCTGCGGCGAAAGCGAAGGCTGCGAAGGGAGGAATATCCTTATGGCTCTACGGTTTGGCGGCAGGTGTTTGGTGAATTGCCGATGCCGTCGATGGACAAGAGTGTCCATCCTCCTTACTTACGCGAACAAGGGAGTGTGCTGGCGGCGCTGTGATGGTATCTTCCCCGCATCGCCACGTGGCTTTCCCTGCCCGCCATGAATGATCCCTTCCAGTTCGATTCGCTCTTCCGGAGCGGCGGTGCCTTCGATGGTTACAACATCCTCGCGGGCCTCATTTTCGGCACCATCGGCTGGGGGGCGCTGCGTTACGGACGGGCGCTCGAGCGGTGGAAACCGATCGTGATCGGCCTTGCGATGATGATTTACCCGTATTTTTTCTACAACCGCATCCTGCTGTGGGGGATCGGAACGGGTCTGGCGACGCTCCTGTGGTTCCACCATGACGAGTGACCGGGGGTCCGCATTTCCCTTGTCACGGCGGGCTTTTTCCGGCCTAGACTGCCCCCGCCCATGCCGACCGACGCGATCCTCTCCACCGCCCGACAGTTCCTCGAGGTGGACCCGACCATCCCCGTGACATTGGAGCCGATCAAACGCGGCGCGTCCGGCCGGACCATCGTCCGCATCAAATCTCCGGTGCATGAGCCGTTCATCGGGATCCACTGGACGGACGAGCGGGCGGACAACAAGCAGTTCGTCCCGGTGGCGCACTTCCTGAAAAAGGCCCGCCTGCGGGTGCCGGATATCCTGCATGAGAGCGCCAAACGCCGGGTGGCCCTGGTGGAGGATCTGGGGGATGTGGACCTGCTTTCACTCAAGGACCGCCCGTTTTCCGAACGCCTGCCGTTCTACCGCTCCGCGCTGGAGCAGGTGGACAAGCTGTTCTACGCGAAGCCACCTAAGGATTTCGAACTGATGCCGCCGTTCGACGCGGCGCTCTACCGGTGGGAGCAGAACTATTTCATCGAGCACCTGGTGGAAGACTTCCTCGGCATGGACGCCACCCCGCTGAAGGGCCACCCGGCGCTCGCCGCGCTGGCGGAAAAGCTGGGGACGGGGGCGCGCCATCTGGTCCACCGTGATTTCCAGTCGCAGAATCTCCTGATCAAGAATGGCGACGTGTATCTGATCGACTTCCAGGGGCTGCGCCGGGGCCGCCAGGAATATGACCTGGCCTCGCTGGTCTTCGACCCCTACCTGAACCACTCCGCCGGTGAGCGCGAGCAACTGCTGGCACTATGGGAGGACATCGCCGATGAACGTCCGGAAACCACGCTGTTCCACCAGTGCGCCGCCCAGCGGCTGATGCAGGCGCTGGGCGCCTATGGTAACATCCTGAAAAACCGTGGAGATGAATGGTACCGCCCGCACATCGCAACGGCGGCGAAGCTCCTCCGCGAAGTGACCGCGGGCACGGACCTCGAAAAACCACTCGCCCCTTACCTGGCGGCCATCCCCTGACCTCCCCGTGGCCCACCCGCGCCTCCGCTTCCTCAGCGTGCTGATCGCCTCCGCGGCGACCGCCTGGTGTGCATGGAGCGTGCTGCCCTCCGGGCCGGTGGACCGGTTCATGGTGAGGACGATGGCATCCACCACGGCGAATCCGCCGTTCATCATCGCCGGGGCGGGAACGCAGGAATCCCCGTGGTCGCTGCGGGTGCTGGCCCCCTACCAGAAGGCGGACCCGAAACACGAACCCGCCGTGGTTTCCCTGGGCGATGACAAGGAAGGCATCTTCCAGAGTTCCCCTCCCTCCCCCGTGGATCTGGCGGTGGTGTTGAAGAACATGCATCGGCTGGGAGCTGAGAAGCCCGCCATTTCCGCTCTCCTCGCGTGGGAGGAACCCGAAGCCATTGCCATCAGCGCGCTCGACAATGCGCTGGCGGCGTTCCCCGCCGTGACGACCGCCTCCCCGCTGTCCCGCGGAGCCACCGGCTCTCCGATCCCCCCCACTTTCCGCCGTGCGTCCATCGCCGGGTCACAGGTCAGCGGAGACATCACGGGCGTCCCCACGGTCAACCGGCTGCCGCTCCCCGGAGTGATCCTCGGGGGAGATAACGCTTTTTCCGGTTTCACGCTGCTGGAGCACGAGCCGGGTGGTTCCCCGGTGCTGGCCCGCTGGGATGACCGCTTCGTCCTCTCCTTTCCGCTCGTCGCCGTGCTGGTGGAACGCGGCCTGCCGTTTGACGGAGTGGAGGTGGAGCTGGGGAATTTCATCAAGCTCGGCGCGAAAGGCCCCTATATCCCCATCGACAAGACGGGCCGGATTTCCACCCATCCCGGGAAATCCACCGATTCCCGCCTGCTCCGCGCGGAGCTGCTCGGGGACATGCAGGATGGGACACCGCTTGCCGGGACCGGCCTGGTGGTGCTGCGTGATGACCAATCCAATGCGGAGGCACCGACCAGGGCGTTTTCCGCACGGGTGGCTCCTCTTCTGGCCGACATCTCGTCCGGTGCGGGGATGTCCCCGGAGCAAATCCTCACCCGTCCGGAAAAGTGGCGGGAACTGACCATCCTCGGGATCGCCGCCATGTTGCTGGCCATGCCATTCCGCCGCCCGCGGTTCAGCCGTGGGATCATCTTCGCGGTGGTGGGTACGGCCGCCCTGGCCATCCACCTCATCGCCTTCCTGACCACCTCCGTCTGGCCGCCGACACTCGGCGTCCTGGGTGCGGTGGCCGGAGCTTTCTTCGTCAGCCACCTGTTCTTCCGTGATACGGCGGAGGAGCCGGAAGCGCGCCCCGCCGTCCCGCCGACAGATGAAGCCTCCCCACCCGCTGAGGTGATCGCGGAAGAAATCACCACACCGGTGACCGACTCCGTCCCTGCGCCGGCAACGGAATCCCCTGCCCCACCGGCCAAAAAAACCGCCGCGAAAAAAGTGGCGGCGAAAAAAAACGCGAAAAAAGCTGCGGCGAAAACGACGGTTGAGGAAAAAACGGAGGCCGTCACGGATGAGCCTCCTCTGAAGCCAGCCGCGAAAAAAGCCGCAGCGAAGAAAACCACCGCCAAGAAAGCGGCGGCGAAGAAGATCCCCGCGAAGAAAGCCGCCGCGAAAAAGACCACCCGCGCCAAGAAAACTCCTCCATCCGAGCCATCATGAACCCCATCGACAAAGCAGACGCCCTCATCGAGGCGCTCCCCTATCTCCAGGCCTTCCGCGGCAAGACCTTCCTCATCAAGATGGGAGGCTCCGCGATGGAAGACCCGGAACTGGTGAAGAACGTAATGCGGGACATCGTTTTCCTCGAGGTGGCCGGCATCAACCCCATCGTCGTCCACGGCGGTGGCAAGGCGATCTCCGCCGCGATGGAGACGGCCGGCCTGGAGGCGAAGTTCGTCGGCGGCTTCCGCGTCACCACGGATGAGGCGATCGACATCGTGGCCCGTGTGCTTTCGGAGGAGATCAACCCCGGCTTGGTCCGGATGATGCGTGACTTCGGCGGCAAGGCGGTGGGCATCGCGGGTAACAATGTCTTCCTCGGCGAGAAGCTGCGCGGCAAGGACGCGGAGGGAAATTCCGTCGATCTCGGCCGCGTGGGCGAGGTCATCGGCTGCCAGCTCGCCAACATGGACGCCGCGCATGACGCGGGCATCGTCCCGGTGATCTCACCGCTCGCGGCGGAACTCGGCACCGGACGCCCGCTCAACATCAACGCGGACCTCGCCGCCGCCGCGCTGGCGAAGGAGCTGCGGGTCGCGAAGCTGGTCTATCTCTCCGACGTTCCCGGACTTCTGTCCGATCCGAAGGATCCCACCTCCCTGATCAAGTCCGTGACCCGCAAGGAAGCCGACAGCCTGATCGCGGACGGCACCATTTCCGGCGGCATGATCCCGAAGATCCGCAGCGCGGTGGACGCGCTCAACGCGGGTGTCCGCAAGGTCCACTTCGTCGATGGCCGCCAGCCCC
Coding sequences:
- the pheS gene encoding phenylalanine--tRNA ligase subunit alpha produces the protein MNESIASIQTDALERIANAADERALEDARVGVLGKKGTLTLAQAGIKDVPKEEKAAFGQSLNAARAAITTALEEKQAALQEVADRKALDGVDVTLPARPVLTGALHPLTQIRDEAIGILRRMGFALADGPEIEDEFHCFDALNTPADHPARNEKDTFYFDSGKLLRTHTSSVQVRTMETQTPPVRIIAPGSAYRRDEIDATHLSVFNQLEGLYVAEDVSLPDLKGTLEYFLRELFGTSTEVRFRPHFFPFTEPSFEIDVKLQVKGQAPRWIEVAGCGMVDPAVFAALNASRKDTAFDPEKVTGFAFGMGLDRLAMIRWGIKDIRLLIENDVRFLKQFA
- a CDS encoding sugar nucleotide-binding protein, producing the protein MPHVLLIGAGYLGARISEVFRDHGWEVTPVSLSGGDGSRAADVSDLFSVRGLADAAPDFIVHCAASGRGGPDAYQRVYVDGCRNLADVFPGVPLLFTSSSSVYAQTDGSEVDEESPAIPERETGRLLLAAEKVVLDAGGTVARLSGIYGPGRSVILKKFLSGDAVIEEDGRRFLNQIHRDDAARAVFHLASENLRGVFNVSDSTPMPQGECYRRLAEIFGKPVPSSGPRDPDRKRGWTHKKVSAAKLRDTGWQPEFPSFLDAVPSVAETL
- a CDS encoding beta-lactamase family protein, translating into MKRTFHMMLAAACMGTGLAKETPGSLDAALSAFREGVVEAKDVAGAVTIVGSKEKVLSSGATGLADIATKRPMKTDSVAWIASMSKPVTGVAVMMMVEEGRISLDDPVAKYLPEFKDLKDAEGKEVTVTIAQCMSHTAGLQDLTKEEEADLTNLDQVMKLTATRPVKFAPGTKWAYCQTGINVGGRIVEVVSQQNFADFLEKRLFGPLGMKDTSFYPNADQVARLALAYKKTDAGLEVEVPRVLAGKDYGDKSRYPRANGGLFSTAEDFSKFLAMVLNGGEANGHRFLKPESIQEMTKSRTDGLEKVGFVEGNAYGIGWIRVVNPGGATASLSPGSYGHGGAYGTQAWIDPVKGRYSVLIIQHTNIGNGDNSGLRGKFQAAAAK
- a CDS encoding polysaccharide pyruvyl transferase family protein; its protein translation is MNRRHFIGTALAAAITSSVRAADGKQPHILLRNGWQSINIGDIAHQMGMLELLEKHLPDVKISFWASNLEHGAKELVLQRFPKTIILEGADAISAAIKECDFMLHGSGSGFVAQKDVGRWQAETDKPYGVFGISFFKNNPEGIKILNGAKFVYFRDSVSMQTAKDQGLTTPIAEFGPDCAFGVVTLRNDAAADAYLSANGLEHGKFLCCIPRYRWTPFWTVKPGRAFDPKKDARNQEMKDHDHSQLREGIIQIVTQTDMKVLICCEDMTQIPLGKEMIYDKLPEEVKKKCVWRDKYWLTDEALSVYNRSAGLFGNEMHSPIMCISSGIPAIVCRFDEQTTKGFMWRDIGLDEWLFDLDDPEKYKLIASTILSLAKDPAAARAKAAKARDFVFAKQAEEIATLKKSLPSG
- a CDS encoding VOC family protein, whose amino-acid sequence is MSNPARLTASAPVLLVKDVVAAADFYRDTMGFHYERFWGEPPTFVILHRDGMYVMLRQAEDPKHVVPHWTVADKLWNIYFWVSDVDALHAEFVSRGAVIDYGLCDQPYGCREFGTQDLDGHDIGFGQTMD
- a CDS encoding phosphotransferase — protein: MPTDAILSTARQFLEVDPTIPVTLEPIKRGASGRTIVRIKSPVHEPFIGIHWTDERADNKQFVPVAHFLKKARLRVPDILHESAKRRVALVEDLGDVDLLSLKDRPFSERLPFYRSALEQVDKLFYAKPPKDFELMPPFDAALYRWEQNYFIEHLVEDFLGMDATPLKGHPALAALAEKLGTGARHLVHRDFQSQNLLIKNGDVYLIDFQGLRRGRQEYDLASLVFDPYLNHSAGEREQLLALWEDIADERPETTLFHQCAAQRLMQALGAYGNILKNRGDEWYRPHIATAAKLLREVTAGTDLEKPLAPYLAAIP
- the argB gene encoding acetylglutamate kinase → MNPIDKADALIEALPYLQAFRGKTFLIKMGGSAMEDPELVKNVMRDIVFLEVAGINPIVVHGGGKAISAAMETAGLEAKFVGGFRVTTDEAIDIVARVLSEEINPGLVRMMRDFGGKAVGIAGNNVFLGEKLRGKDAEGNSVDLGRVGEVIGCQLANMDAAHDAGIVPVISPLAAELGTGRPLNINADLAAAALAKELRVAKLVYLSDVPGLLSDPKDPTSLIKSVTRKEADSLIADGTISGGMIPKIRSAVDALNAGVRKVHFVDGRQPHSLLLEIFTDGGIGTEVVR